Below is a genomic region from Delftia tsuruhatensis.
CGCGCCGACGACCTGCCCCTGGTCTTCCCGGTGCTGGGCGTCACCGGCCTGCCGCGCGGTGCCCATGTACGCGTGCGCCTGGGCGAGATCGACGAGATCGCGCTCGATGTCTCGGGCACGCTGATCGAACGCCTGGATGGCGACGCGGTCGCGGCCGGTGGCGAGGATGCGGCCGAAGACGACGAGGAAGCCGTGGCCGGCCCCATCGCCATCGCCGTGGACATGAACGAGGCCGATGGCACGGCGGCGGACCCCGCCCAGTCCTGAGCCCTCGCACACCCCTGCAACAGTCCCTGACCCGACCTGACGTGAAACTGCCTACCGCCCTCCGTTCCCTGAGCACGCTGCAGTTGGCGCTGGGCGTTTCCATCGCCATCCACGCGGGGCTGCTTTCGTTCCGCTTCGTCGACCCCGAACGCTTCGACCGTGTGTTCCAGGACACGCCGCTGGAAGTCATCCTGGTCAACGCCCGGGCCAACGAGCAGCCTGACAAGGCGCAGGCCATCGCCCAGACCTCGCTGGCCGGTGGCGGCGAGGCCGACAAGGGGCGGGCCTCCAGCCCCATGCCCTACTCGGCCCTCACGGCCGTGGGCGAAGACTTCGAGGAACGCCAGCGCCAGATCGACTCCATGCAGGAGCAGCAGACCGTCATGCTGACCCAGTTGCGCAAGCAGATCGCGGCCCTGCCGCCGCTGGACCCGCGCGAGGCGGCCAGGCAGACCAGGGAACAGCAGGCCCAGCAGGAAAAGCGCCGCCAGCTGGTGAAGCTGCTGGCCGAGATAGAAAAACGCATCAACGAGGAAAACGCGCGTCCCAAGAAGCGCTACATCAGTCCCGCCACGCGCGAGGCCGTCTACGCCATCTACTACGATGGCCTGCGCCGCAAGGTCGAGGACAAGGGCACGGAAAACTTCCCCGAGCAGGCCGGCAAGAAACTCTATGGCGAGCTGGTCATGATCCTGACCGTCAACCACGACGGCCGCGTGCTGGCCACCGAGATCGTGCAAGGTTCTGGCAACCGCATGCTGGACACGCGCGCGGAAGCCATCGCGCGCGCAGCCGGCCCCTTCGGCCACTTCAGCCCGGCCATGCGCGCCAAGGCCGACCAGATCGCCGTGGTCTCACGCTTCAAGTTCACGCGTGAGCAGACGCTGCAAACCACAGTGCAATAGCTCCCCAGCCCTCTTCGCACCCTTGCTTTTCGACATGACTTCCGCTGCCGCCACCTCCTCCGACCGCTACTGCGTCATGGGCAATCCCGTCGCGCACAGCCGCTCGCCCTGGATCCATGCCCGCTTCGCCGAACTGTGCGGGCAGGTCCTGCGCTACGAGCGCCGGCATGTGGAATTGCAAGACTTCACCGAGGCTGTGCACGGCTTCATCGCCGAAGGCGGGCGCGGCTGCAACGTCACCGTGCCCTTCAAGCTGGAAGCCGCCCAGCTGGCCACCACGTCCAGCGAACGCGTGCAACTGGCAGGCGCCGCCAACACCCTGGTGCTGACGGCGGATGGCATCCATGCCGACAACACCGATGGACTGGGCCTGGTGGCCGACATCGTGCGCAACGCAGGCGTTGGGCTGGCCGGCCGCGATCTGCTGCTGCTGGGTGCCGGAGGCGCGGCGGCGGGCGCGCTGGGTGCACTGATCGCCGAGCGCCCGCGCCGCATCGCGGTCGTCAACCGGACCCTCGAACGCGCCCAGACCCTGGTCCAGCGCCATGCCGCCTTCGCCGCGCAATACGGCGTGGAGCTGGCCGCACTGGAGCAGCAGGCCGTGGAGGAGGACTTCGACGTGGTCATCAATGCCACGGCCAGCAGCCTCGCGGGTGCCGAGGTGCCCGTGCCAGCCAGCGTGCTGCGCCCCGGCAGCCTGGCCTACGACATGATGTACGGCCCCGCTGCCCAGGACTTCATGCAATGGGCCGGACGGCATGGTGCCCAGGCCCGCGACGGACTGGGCATGCTGGTGGAGCAGGCCGCCGAGTCGTTCGCGCTATGGCGCGGCGTGCGCCCCCCCTCGGCCCAGGTGCTGGCCGAACTGCGCGCCCACATCGCCCAGGGCGGCTGAGGAATCCATGAGATCCGTAGCGCGCGCGCTGGTGCTGGTGCTGTGCGCCGGCCTGCTGCTGCAGCTGTTCTTCGTGCTGCGCATCGCGCTGATGGTGGTCGTCGATCCGCAGTCCACGGCCTTTCAGCGCTCCGAGGCCTGGCAGTTGCTGCGCAGCTCCGAGGGCCTGCGCTGGAGCCAGCAGTGGCTGCCCTATGACCGCATCGCGCCCGCGCTCAAGCGCGCCGTCATCGCGTCCGAGGACGACAGCTTCATCGAGCACCACGGCGTGCAGTGGGAAGCCATCGAAAAGGCCTGGGAACGCAACCAGCGCGCCGAGGCCCGTGCGCAAAAGGCCGACAACGGCAAGGCGCCCAAGATCTATGGCGGCTCCACCATCACCCAGCAACTGGCCAAGAACCTGCTGCTGTCGGGCGAACGCAGCCTGCTGCGCAAAGGACAGGAGCTGGTGCTGACCCACCTGCTGGAGCTGATGCTGAGCAAGCAGCGCATCCTGGAGATCTATCTGAACAGCGTGGAATGGGGCCAGGGCGTGTTCGGCGCGGAAGCCGCGGCACACCACTACTTCCGCAAGAGCGCCTCCCAGTTGAGCAGCGCCGAGGCCGCACGCCTGGCCGTGATGCTGCCCCAGCCCAAGCGCTTCGAGAAGCTGCCCAACTCCAGCTACCTGCTCCAGCGCACACGCGTGGTCATGCAAAGAATGCCCAGCGCCGTGGTCCCCTGAGCAGCTACAGTCACGCCATGCGCATTCTTGGAATCGACCCCGGGCTGCAGACCACGGGATTCGGCGTGATCGACGTCGACGGCCACCGCCTGGCCTACGTGGCCAGCGGCACCATCCGCACCACGGGCATCGCGCTCGGCGACCTGCCGGGGCGGCTCAAGCTGCTGTTCGACGGCATCTCGGAAGTCGCCGGCCGCTACCAGCCCGACAGCTCGGCCGTGGAAATCGTCTTCGTCAACGTCAATCCCCAATCCACCCTGCTGCTGGGCCAGGCACGCGGCGCCGCGCTCACGGCCCTGGTCAACGCCGGCCTGCCCGTGGCCGAGTACACCGCACTGCAGATGAAGAAGGCCATGACCGGCCACGGCCGCGCGGCCAAGAGCCAGATCCAGGAGATGGTCAAGCGCCTGCTGCAGTTGCCCGGCCTGCCCGGCACCGACGCCGCCGACGCCCTGGGCCTGGCCATCACCCACGCCCATGCCGGCGCGGCCATGACGAAGATGGCCGAGGTCACGCAGCTGCAGCGGCGCCAGCACGCGGTCTACAAGGGCGGACGGGTCTACTGAACCTCTCCGGCCCGGTCACGGATCCATTGCGCGATCCGGGGAAACACATCGGACTGCGCATTGCCCGCCATCAGCAACCGGCTGTGGCTGTAGTCCTCCCTGAAGCCGCCGGCCTTGCCGCACAGCAGGAATTGCACATCCGGACCGCCAAAGGCCCTGGCCAGGGCCTCGCATCCCTGCCAGGGAGCGATCAACCGGTCACCGGAGCCTGCCAGCGCCAAGACGGGAAGGCTGACGCGCGAGAGCGCCTGCATGTAATCCATTCCATCGCGTCCCACAAACCGACGCTCCAGGTTCCATTGGCACCACTGGCGCATCAGCCGCCCACTCTCCGCCTCGGGTCCCACCCTGCGGCTGGGGGCTATCCAGTGGCGGTGGCCTATCCACGCCCGATAGCCCCGGATCTTCGCCCAGGCCAGCAGGGTTGCGGCAGCATGGGTGGTCTGGGCGGCCAGAAGTGCCACGCCAGAGAGGCGATCAAGGGCCAGTTCCGGATTGCGCGCGGCCCAGATGGCTGCGGCAATGCCACCTCCGCTGTGGCCGATCAGGGCCAGCGGCCGGCCCTGCTCCTCATGGCAGATTGCATCGATGGCGCTGCCGATGTCGTGCATGGCCACGGTTTCCAGATCGTAGTCATGGCCACAGTCCGCATTGCGCCCATGGCCACGCCAGTCGAACAGCCATGATCCCACGGCCTGGGAATTCAGATATGCGCCGAGCCGTGCGCAGGACGCAGAGCCGGAAAAAGTGCCATGCGTGATGGCCGCGATCGGCCCCTTGGAAGGACCGGTGCGCGTCAGCGTGATGCTGTGGCCGTCGCCAGCCCGGATCCGGATTTGCTTCATGTCAGCCGGTCAGCCTCCCCACAGCGATGGATAACGACGGGCAACGACCGATGGGCCCGCGTGCCGTGGCCGCCCCCTCAGGCGATGCGCCCGAAGAACAGCACGGCGAAGAAGGTCACGCCGGCAATCACGGTCCACTTGAGGATGATGAAGCCCCAGCGCTTGTAGTGCGGGCGGCCCGTGCCCAGGTAGAAGGCGAAGGACACGGCCGAAGCCAGCAGCAGCAGGGTGGCCAGCCAGCGGAAGATCAGCATGGCGGCGCCGGCCTCACCAGGCCCGGGCAGGCTGGGCGAAGCCCTTGGGTGCCTGGCGCTCGCTCTCGAAGCTGACCAGCTCCCATGCGTCGGGCTGGGCCAGCAGTGCGCGCAGCAGCTGGTTGTTCATGCCGTGGCCCGAGCGGAAGGCGCTGTAGGCGGCCAGCAGCGGCTTGCCGATCAGGTAGAGGTCGCCGATGGCGTCCAGGATCTTGTGCTTGGCGAACTCGTCGTCATAGCGCAGTCCGTCGCTGTTGAGCACCTTGTAATCGTCCATGACGATGGCGTTGTCCATGCCGCCGCCCAGCGCCAGGCCGTGACTGCGCAGCATCTCCACGTCCTTGGTGAAACCGAAGGTGCGCGCGCGCGCGATGTCGCGCGTGTAGTTGTCCTCGCCCATGTCGAACTCCACGCACTGGCCCGTGGAGTCCACGGCAGGATGGGCGAAGTCGATCTCGAAGCGCAGCTTGAAGCCGTGGTAGGGATCGAAGCGCGCCCACTTGAGGTTCTGGCCCTCGCCTTCGCGCACCTCGACGGGGCGGATCACGCGGATGAAGCGCTTGGGGGTCTTTTGCAGCTCGATGCCCGCGCTTTGCAGCAGGAACACGAAGGAAGCGGAAGAACCATCGAGGATGGGCACTTCCTCGGCGGTGATGTCGATGTAGAGGTTGTCCAGTCCCAGGCCGGCGATGGCCGACATCAGGTGCTCCACGGTATGCACCTTGGCGCCGCCCGTGCCGATGGTGGAGGCCATGCGCGTGTCAGTGACGGCTTCGGCCGAGATCGGGATGTCCACGGGCTCCGGCAGATCCACGCGACGGAACACGATGCCGGTGTCGGGCTGCGCCGGGCGCAACGTCAGTTCGACGCGCTGGCCGCTGTGCAGACCCACGCCCACGGCACGGGTGATCGTCTTGATGGTGCGTTGTTGGAGCATCCGGCTATTTTAAAGTGCGCCAGCCGTGCAGGGGCATGGCCCCGGCACGGCTTTCGCTATCACGGCAATGCAGCAGCCGTATCGGCCGCTGCTCAGTCAGCCTGCTTGCGCAGGAAGGCCGGGATTTCCAGGTCGTCCATGCCGCCGGAAGCCAGGGCATCGACGCGGGCCGCGGCCTGCGTGCGGTTGGTGCGCCAGACGCTGGGCACCGACATGTTGTTGCCGTAGTCGGCACCGCCGGCCGCACCGCCGACCATGCCTGCCGCCGCCGTGGCGGCGCCCATGGATGCAGAGGGCAGCTGGTAGCTCATGTTGTCGGTGCCGGTGCGCAGGCCGCCCTGCACCACCTGCATGTTCTGGCGGCGCGCGTTGGGACGCGACAGGCCGGTGGCCACCACGGTGACGCGGATCTCGTCGCCCAGGGTGTCGTCGTAGGCCGCGCCGTAGATCACATGCGCATCGGGCGAGGCATAGGCATTGATGGTGCTCATGGCCAGGCGCGACTCGGACAGCTTGAGGCTGCCCTTGGCCGCCGTGACCAGCACCAGCACGCCCTTGGCACCCGACAGGTCGATACCTTCCAGCAGCGGGCAGGCCACGGCCTGCTCGGCGGCGATGCGCGCGCGGTCGGGGCCTGCGGCCTTGGCCGTGCCCATCATGGCCTTGCCGGGTTCGCCCATGACGGTGCGCACGTCCTCGAAGTCGACGTTCACGTGACCGTACTCGTTGATGATCTCGGCAATGCCGCCCACGGCGTTCTTCAGGACGTCGTTGGCGTGGGCAAAGGCCTCGTCCTGCGAGATGTCGTCACCCAGCACGTCCAGCAGCTTCTCGTTGAGCACCACGATCAGCGAGTCCACGTTGGCCTCGAGCTCGTTCAGGCCGCTGTCGGCGTTGGCCATGCGGCGCCCGCCCTCCCACTCGAAGGGCTTGGTGACCACGCCCACGGTGAGAATGCCCATCTCCTTGGCCACGCGCGCGATCACGGGTGCCGCGCCCGTGCCCGTGCCACCGCCCATGCCGGCCGTGATGAACAGCATGTGCGCGCCCTGGATGGCGGTGCGGATGTCGTCCTCGGCGGCCTCGGCGGCCTCGCGGCCCTTGTCGGGCTTGCTGCCCGCGCCCAGGCCGCTGCCGCCCAACTGGATGGTGCGGTGTGCGCTGCTGCGCAGAAGGGCCTGCGCGTCGGTGTTGGCGCAGACGAATTCCACGCCCTGCACGTTGCGCGCGATCATGTGCTCCACGGCGTTGCCGCCGCCGCCGCCAACGCCGATCACCTTGATCTGCGTACCCTGGTTGAATTCTTCAACTTCAATCATGTCGATGGGCATGTTGGTTCTCCTGTAGCTCTGTATAAGTGGTCACCACCGTTTGGGGAAGGTCAGTCTTTTCGTCCGGTATTCGGAAGCCGGTGGGCGGGCCGGTAATGCGCAGTCGATGAAAGCACATGTCAAAAGTTCCCCACGATGAAGTCTTTGAAACGGCCAAAAGCGGTCTTCATGGACCCACTCTTTTGTGCCACCTTGAAACCGCGCAGGCGAGCCAGGCGGGCCTCTTCGAGCAATCCCATCACGGTGGCGGCGCGGGGTTGCGCCACCATGTCGGCCAGAGCACTCGAATACTTGGGGATGCCGCGGCGCACGGGCTTGAGGAAGATGTCCTCGCCCAGTTCGACCATGCCCGGCATCACGGCGCTGCCGCCGGTCAGCACGATGCCCGAGGACAGCACTTCCTCGTAGCCGGAATCGCGCACCACCTGCTGCACCAGCGAAAAGATCTCTTCCACGCGCGGCTCGATCACGCCGGCCAGCGCCTGCTTGCTGATCATGCGCGGGCTGCGGTCGCCCAGGCCCGGCACCTCGACCTGGGCATCGGGGTCGGCCAGCAGCTGCTTGGCATAGCCGCTTTCGACCTTGATGTCCTCGGCGTCCTTGGTCGGCGTGCGCAGCGCCATGGCGATGTCGCTGGTGATCAGGTCGCCCGCGATCGGAATGACGGCCGTGTGGCGGATGGCGCCGCCCGTGAAGATGGCCACGTCGGTGGCACCCGCGCCGATATCGACCACGGCCACGCCAAGCTCGCGCTCGTCGTCCGTAAGCACGGCCTGGCTCGATGCCAGCGGGTTGAGCAGCAGTTGCTCGACCTCCAGGCCGCAGCGGCGCACGCACTTGATGATGTTCTCGGCCGCGCTCTGCGCACCCGTGACGATGTGGATCTTGGCTTCCAGGCGGATGCCGCTCATGCCGATGGGCTCGCGCACTTCCTGGCCGTCGATCACGAATTCCTGCGGCTCGACCAGAAGCAGCCGCTGGTCCGAGGAGATGTTGATGGCCTTGGCCGTCTCCATCACGCGCGCCACGTCGGTGGCCGTGACTTCCTTGTCCTTGATGGCCACCATGCCGCTGGAGTTCAGTCCGCGGATGTGGCTGCCGGTGATGCCGGTGCACACGCGCTGGATCTTGCAGTCGGCCATCAGCTCGGCCTCCTTCAATGCCTGCTGGATGCTCTGCACCGTTGCATCGATGTTCACCACCACGCCGCGCTTGAGCCCGTTGCTGGGAGCCACGCCCAGGCCGGCGAGCTTGAGTTCGCCGTTGTACAGGACCTCGGCCACGACGGCCATGACCTTGGCCGTGCCGATGTCCAGTCCGACGATCACATCTTTGTATTCTCTTGCCATATCAGCATCCGCCCCCGGTTGGTTCTGTCCTGTGCCTGTGTCGCTGCGTGGTGTGCGCGTACATGTGTCTGTCCTGCCTCGTCTCAGCGTCGGGGACGCACCGCAGCCGGCGCCTTGGCCGTGCCGCCGGTGGTCACACCGCGCAACCGCAGCGCATATCCGTCTTCATAACGCAGGTCGGCCGACTCGATGGCGTCCGCCTTGCGCTTGTATTGGGTCGTGATCTGGGGCAGCGTGCGCACGAAGCGCTGCACGCGCTGGAGCACGGCCTCCACGCTGCCGCCGCCCAGTTCGATCTGCGCGTCATTGGCCAGCCGCAACTGCCAGCTGCCGCGCGGGTTCAGCGTGAGACCGTCGATCTCCACCTCCAGCGGCCCCAGCGCCGGCACCAGCAGCCGGTACATCTGCAGCATCTGCGTGGCGCTGCCGTCGGGGCCTTGCAGGCGCGGCAGGCCTTCGCGGTCGAGTTCGCCCAGGTTGGCCTCGAACACCTCGCCGAAGCTGTTGACCAGGCCGGTGCCGGAGTCCGGCCCCCAGAAGGCCTCGGCCACATGCTCGTGCAGGATGACACGCAGGCTGTTGGGATAGTCGCGGCGCACCTGGGCCTCGCGCACCCAGGGCACCTGCTCGAAGGCCGCCTTGGCGCCCTTGAGATCGACAGTGAAGAAATTGCCCGTGAGCACGGGCGCCACGTTGGCGCGCAGGGTCACGGCGTTGTTGTGCACCAGCTCACCCTCGACCACGATGCGGCCGATGTTGAATGCCGGATGGCGCAGTGCCCACCAGCTCACGGCTGCCAGCCCCAGCGCGGCCACGCCCACGAACAGGACCGTGGCGGTCACGTTCATGAGCTTGACGTCGAAGGGGGCGGGCAGGGAGTAGCTCATGCGTGCTCCGACTCCGAATCCAGGGCGGCACTCGCCAGAATGCCCAGGCACAGGCTTTCGTAGCTCACGCCGATGGCGCGGGCCGACATGGGTACCAGCGAATGCCCGGTCATGCCCGGCGAGGTGTTGATCTCCAGCAGGAAGGGCTTGCGGTCGCTGGCGCGGATCATGATGTCGGCACGCGACCAGCCGCGGCAGCCCAGCGTGCGGAAGGCCTTGACCACGATGCGCCGGATCTCGGCCTCCTCCTCGGCAGGCAGGCCGCTGGGGCAGTGGTACCGGGTGTCGTCGGTGAAGTACTTGTTCTGGTAGTCGTAGTTTCCCTCGGGCGCGACGATGCGGATCACCGGCAGCGCGTGGGCGCCCTCGCCGGTTCCCAGCACGGGGCAGGTGGTCTCGTCACCCGCGATGAACTCCTCGCAGAGCACCTCGGGGTCGTACTTCGAGGCCAGCGCATAGGCCTGCGCGCATTCCTCGGCCGTCCAGACCTTGGTCAGACCGATGGTCGAGCCTTCGCGCGACGGCTTGACGATCATGGGCGCGCCCAGCGCCTGCAGCGCGGCACGCGTCTCGTCGGCGCTGGCCACCAGGCGCCAGTCCGGCGTGGGCAGGCCCTCGAAGCGCCAGATGCGCTTGGTCATGATCTTGTCCATGGCGATGCTGGAGGCCATCACGCCGGGGCCGGTGTAGGGAATGCCCAGAAGCTCCAGTGCGCCCTGAACCGTGCCATCCTCCCCGTAGCGTCCATGCAGCGCGATGAAGCAGCGGTCAAAGCCCTCTTTCTTCAACTCGCCCAGGTCGCGCTCCGACGGATCGAAGGCATGGGCATCCACGCCCTGCGACAGCAGGGCTTTGAGCACGCCCGCGCCCGACATCAGCGACACCTCGCGCTCGGCCGAGCGGCCTCCCAGCAACACGGCCACCTTGCCCAGTCCCCTGACATCGATTCCGTTGCCGAAACTGCTCATTGCGCGGCTCCCTGCTGCGCCTGCAGCCCTTGTTTCTGAAGCATTTCAACCAACTTTCCTGGCACGGCACCGATCGAGCCTGCACCCATGCACAACAGCACGTCGCCATCACGCGCGTTGGCGGCGATGGCCGCCGGCAGCTCGGCAACGTTTTCCACAAAAACCGGCTCGACCCGCCCGGCCACGCGCAGGGCGCGCGCCAGCGAGCGGCCATCGGCGGCCACGACGGGTGTCTCGCCGGCCGCATAGACCTCGGTCAGCAACACGGCATCGGCCAGGCCGATGACCCTGACGAAATCCTCGAAACAGTCGCGCGTGCGGCTGTAGCGGTGCGGCTGGAAGGCCAGCACCAGGCGCCGCCCCGGGAAGGCGCCGCGCGCGGCGGCCAGCGTGGCCGCCATTTCCACAGGGTGGTGCCCGTAGTCATCGATGACGGTGAAGCTGCCGCCATCGGCCGCAGCCAGTTCGCCATAGCGCTGGAAACGCCGGCCCACGCCCTTGAAGCTTTCGAAGGCGCGCAGCAGGGCCTCGTCGGCAATCTCCAGTTCCATGGCGACGGCCACGGCCGACAGGGCATTGAGTACGTTGTGCTCGCCGGGAAGGCTCAGCACCACATCGATGTCGGGGTAGGACTGGCCGTTCTGGCGACGCACGGTGAAGCACATGCGCCCGGCCTCGGCGCGCACGTTCAGGGCCCGCACCTGGGCGTCCTCGGCGAAGCCATAGGTGGTGACGGGGCGCGCCACCTGGGGCAGGATCTCGCGCACGGCCGGGCTGTCCACGCACAGGATGGCGCGGCCATAGAACGGCATGCGGTGCAGGAAATCGACGAACGCACCCTTGAGCCGGCCGAAATCATGGCCATAGGTTTCCATGTGGTCGGCATCGATGTTGGTGACCACGGCCATCACGGGCAGCAGGTTCAGGAAGGAGGCATCGGACTCGTCGGCCTCCACCACGATGTAGTCGCCCTGACCCAGCTTGGCGTTGGCACCCGCGCTGTTGAGCTTGCCGCCGATCACGAAGGTCGGGTCCAGCCCGGCCTCGGCCAGCACGCTGGTCACCAGGCTGGTAGTGGTGGTCTTGCCGTGGGCACCCGCGATGGCGATGCCCTGCTTGAAGCGCATCAGCTCGGCCAGCATCAGCGCACGCGGCACGACGGGGATCTTGCGTGCGCGTGCGGCCAGCACCTCGGGGTTGTCGGCCTGCACGGCGGTGGAGGTGACGACGGCATCAGCGCCCTCGATATGGGCCGCCTCATGGCCGACATGGGTGGCGATGCCCAGGTCGGCCAGGCGGCGCAGCGTGGCGCTGTCGGCCAGGTCAGAGCCCGAGATGGCGTAGCCCAGGTTGTGCAGCACCTCGGCGATGCCGCTCATTCCGGCGCCACCGATGCCGACGAAATGGATGTGATGGATGGCGTGCTTCATGCGGCCAGTTCCTCACAGGCGGCGACCACCTCGGCGGTGGCATCTGTCTTTTGCATTTTCTTGGCTTTTCCAGCGCGCTCCAGCAGCGTCGCTCGCTGCATATTTTGTAGCATTTCGGCCAGACTTTGGGCAGTCAGTGCGCTTTGTTGCATCAACCATCCACCGCCGGCATCGACCAGGAAACGCGCGTTCGTGGTCTGGTGGTCGTCCACCGCCGCCGGAAAGGGCACATAGATGGCCGCGGCGCCCACGGCCGCGATCTCGGTGACGGTGCTGGCACCGGCGCGGCAGACGATGACATCGGCCTCGGCGAAGGCGCGGGCCGTATCGTCGATGAAGGGGGTCAGCTCGGCCTGCACGCCGGCGGCCGCGTAGTTGGCGCGCAACGCATCGATCTGGGCAGCGCCGCTTTGGTGCAGCACGATGGGGCGGGTCTCGGCCGGGATCAGGGCCAGCGCCTGGGGCACGATCTCGTTGAGCGCCTTGGCGCCCAGGCTGCCACCCACCACCAGCAGGCGCAGCGGACCGCTGCGGCCTTCGAAGCGCTGCTCGGGCGCGGGCTGCTCGGTGAAGGCCTGGCGCAGCGGATTGCCCACCCAGCGGCCCTTGGCGAAAACGCCGGGAAAGGCCGTGAAGATGCGCTCGGAGACGACGGCCAGCACCTTGTTGGCCATGCCTGCCACGGAGTTCTGCTCATGCAGCACCAGGGGCTTGCCCGCCAGCACGGCCATCATGCCGCCGGGAA
It encodes:
- a CDS encoding energy transducer TonB, which produces MKLPTALRSLSTLQLALGVSIAIHAGLLSFRFVDPERFDRVFQDTPLEVILVNARANEQPDKAQAIAQTSLAGGGEADKGRASSPMPYSALTAVGEDFEERQRQIDSMQEQQTVMLTQLRKQIAALPPLDPREAARQTREQQAQQEKRRQLVKLLAEIEKRINEENARPKKRYISPATREAVYAIYYDGLRRKVEDKGTENFPEQAGKKLYGELVMILTVNHDGRVLATEIVQGSGNRMLDTRAEAIARAAGPFGHFSPAMRAKADQIAVVSRFKFTREQTLQTTVQ
- the aroE gene encoding shikimate dehydrogenase; the protein is MTSAAATSSDRYCVMGNPVAHSRSPWIHARFAELCGQVLRYERRHVELQDFTEAVHGFIAEGGRGCNVTVPFKLEAAQLATTSSERVQLAGAANTLVLTADGIHADNTDGLGLVADIVRNAGVGLAGRDLLLLGAGGAAAGALGALIAERPRRIAVVNRTLERAQTLVQRHAAFAAQYGVELAALEQQAVEEDFDVVINATASSLAGAEVPVPASVLRPGSLAYDMMYGPAAQDFMQWAGRHGAQARDGLGMLVEQAAESFALWRGVRPPSAQVLAELRAHIAQGG
- the mtgA gene encoding monofunctional biosynthetic peptidoglycan transglycosylase; the protein is MRSVARALVLVLCAGLLLQLFFVLRIALMVVVDPQSTAFQRSEAWQLLRSSEGLRWSQQWLPYDRIAPALKRAVIASEDDSFIEHHGVQWEAIEKAWERNQRAEARAQKADNGKAPKIYGGSTITQQLAKNLLLSGERSLLRKGQELVLTHLLELMLSKQRILEIYLNSVEWGQGVFGAEAAAHHYFRKSASQLSSAEAARLAVMLPQPKRFEKLPNSSYLLQRTRVVMQRMPSAVVP
- the ruvC gene encoding crossover junction endodeoxyribonuclease RuvC, with the protein product MRILGIDPGLQTTGFGVIDVDGHRLAYVASGTIRTTGIALGDLPGRLKLLFDGISEVAGRYQPDSSAVEIVFVNVNPQSTLLLGQARGAALTALVNAGLPVAEYTALQMKKAMTGHGRAAKSQIQEMVKRLLQLPGLPGTDAADALGLAITHAHAGAAMTKMAEVTQLQRRQHAVYKGGRVY
- a CDS encoding alpha/beta fold hydrolase → MKQIRIRAGDGHSITLTRTGPSKGPIAAITHGTFSGSASCARLGAYLNSQAVGSWLFDWRGHGRNADCGHDYDLETVAMHDIGSAIDAICHEEQGRPLALIGHSGGGIAAAIWAARNPELALDRLSGVALLAAQTTHAAATLLAWAKIRGYRAWIGHRHWIAPSRRVGPEAESGRLMRQWCQWNLERRFVGRDGMDYMQALSRVSLPVLALAGSGDRLIAPWQGCEALARAFGGPDVQFLLCGKAGGFREDYSHSRLLMAGNAQSDVFPRIAQWIRDRAGEVQ
- the lpxC gene encoding UDP-3-O-acyl-N-acetylglucosamine deacetylase, translating into MLQQRTIKTITRAVGVGLHSGQRVELTLRPAQPDTGIVFRRVDLPEPVDIPISAEAVTDTRMASTIGTGGAKVHTVEHLMSAIAGLGLDNLYIDITAEEVPILDGSSASFVFLLQSAGIELQKTPKRFIRVIRPVEVREGEGQNLKWARFDPYHGFKLRFEIDFAHPAVDSTGQCVEFDMGEDNYTRDIARARTFGFTKDVEMLRSHGLALGGGMDNAIVMDDYKVLNSDGLRYDDEFAKHKILDAIGDLYLIGKPLLAAYSAFRSGHGMNNQLLRALLAQPDAWELVSFESERQAPKGFAQPARAW
- the ftsZ gene encoding cell division protein FtsZ, with translation MPIDMIEVEEFNQGTQIKVIGVGGGGGNAVEHMIARNVQGVEFVCANTDAQALLRSSAHRTIQLGGSGLGAGSKPDKGREAAEAAEDDIRTAIQGAHMLFITAGMGGGTGTGAAPVIARVAKEMGILTVGVVTKPFEWEGGRRMANADSGLNELEANVDSLIVVLNEKLLDVLGDDISQDEAFAHANDVLKNAVGGIAEIINEYGHVNVDFEDVRTVMGEPGKAMMGTAKAAGPDRARIAAEQAVACPLLEGIDLSGAKGVLVLVTAAKGSLKLSESRLAMSTINAYASPDAHVIYGAAYDDTLGDEIRVTVVATGLSRPNARRQNMQVVQGGLRTGTDNMSYQLPSASMGAATAAAGMVGGAAGGADYGNNMSVPSVWRTNRTQAAARVDALASGGMDDLEIPAFLRKQAD
- the ftsA gene encoding cell division protein FtsA produces the protein MAREYKDVIVGLDIGTAKVMAVVAEVLYNGELKLAGLGVAPSNGLKRGVVVNIDATVQSIQQALKEAELMADCKIQRVCTGITGSHIRGLNSSGMVAIKDKEVTATDVARVMETAKAINISSDQRLLLVEPQEFVIDGQEVREPIGMSGIRLEAKIHIVTGAQSAAENIIKCVRRCGLEVEQLLLNPLASSQAVLTDDERELGVAVVDIGAGATDVAIFTGGAIRHTAVIPIAGDLITSDIAMALRTPTKDAEDIKVESGYAKQLLADPDAQVEVPGLGDRSPRMISKQALAGVIEPRVEEIFSLVQQVVRDSGYEEVLSSGIVLTGGSAVMPGMVELGEDIFLKPVRRGIPKYSSALADMVAQPRAATVMGLLEEARLARLRGFKVAQKSGSMKTAFGRFKDFIVGNF
- a CDS encoding cell division protein FtsQ/DivIB — protein: MSYSLPAPFDVKLMNVTATVLFVGVAALGLAAVSWWALRHPAFNIGRIVVEGELVHNNAVTLRANVAPVLTGNFFTVDLKGAKAAFEQVPWVREAQVRRDYPNSLRVILHEHVAEAFWGPDSGTGLVNSFGEVFEANLGELDREGLPRLQGPDGSATQMLQMYRLLVPALGPLEVEIDGLTLNPRGSWQLRLANDAQIELGGGSVEAVLQRVQRFVRTLPQITTQYKRKADAIESADLRYEDGYALRLRGVTTGGTAKAPAAVRPRR
- a CDS encoding D-alanine--D-alanine ligase; this translates as MSSFGNGIDVRGLGKVAVLLGGRSAEREVSLMSGAGVLKALLSQGVDAHAFDPSERDLGELKKEGFDRCFIALHGRYGEDGTVQGALELLGIPYTGPGVMASSIAMDKIMTKRIWRFEGLPTPDWRLVASADETRAALQALGAPMIVKPSREGSTIGLTKVWTAEECAQAYALASKYDPEVLCEEFIAGDETTCPVLGTGEGAHALPVIRIVAPEGNYDYQNKYFTDDTRYHCPSGLPAEEEAEIRRIVVKAFRTLGCRGWSRADIMIRASDRKPFLLEINTSPGMTGHSLVPMSARAIGVSYESLCLGILASAALDSESEHA